A stretch of the Saccharolobus caldissimus genome encodes the following:
- a CDS encoding RNA-guided endonuclease InsQ/TnpB family protein, with the protein MLRNLRIKSFQPEEEYIYLTYSLKNDKKEESKVLLENYKVLLQKALDWLWDRTRIERKEVKKGKKVITKVKIKLPKKKEVYKTLRDELEKINVLASHYVDKAISDAYSILKSWKRRAEKGQASLRKPRLKKVYVRVKSTLRKVEGESVRITVRPYEYITFSWSHTWFSRRVKGLELGEPIIKEDIVYLPFRYKLPWFTPLDFLAIDSNLYTLDAYDGEKFITFSLKELYSIKYGMELKRGRIQRFASKHGKKGKELMRKYSHRERNRVLDYIHKFVNKLLEMYPITMFAVEKLNKQSMFEDASDKLSKKISKTVWRTIHRVLKYKAPLYGSFVKEVNPHLTSKSCPRCGWVSRKVGRTFRCEKCGLTLDRQLNASLNIYLKMCGFPHIRETPRVWVGVTPLKGRRRMSGALPRDSGEVQRLRIDIKYHEIL; encoded by the coding sequence GTGTTGAGGAACTTAAGAATTAAATCATTCCAACCAGAAGAGGAATACATTTACCTAACGTACTCCTTGAAGAACGATAAGAAGGAGGAGAGCAAAGTATTACTAGAAAACTACAAAGTCCTACTACAGAAAGCATTAGACTGGTTATGGGATAGAACTAGGATAGAGAGAAAAGAAGTGAAGAAGGGCAAGAAAGTCATCACAAAGGTCAAAATAAAATTACCTAAGAAAAAGGAAGTATACAAGACGTTGAGAGACGAGTTAGAGAAGATCAACGTTCTGGCTTCCCACTATGTGGATAAGGCAATAAGTGATGCTTACTCAATCCTAAAGTCGTGGAAGAGGAGGGCTGAGAAGGGGCAAGCATCATTAAGGAAACCTAGACTGAAGAAGGTTTACGTTAGGGTAAAATCAACACTTAGGAAGGTTGAGGGTGAGAGCGTTAGGATTACTGTAAGACCTTACGAGTATATTACCTTCTCTTGGTCTCACACTTGGTTTTCAAGAAGAGTTAAAGGGCTTGAACTAGGTGAGCCCATAATTAAGGAGGATATCGTATATCTACCATTTCGTTATAAGTTACCTTGGTTTACTCCCCTAGATTTCCTAGCAATTGATAGTAACTTGTACACATTAGACGCTTATGATGGAGAGAAGTTTATCACGTTTTCCTTGAAGGAGTTGTACAGCATAAAGTATGGTATGGAGTTGAAGAGGGGTAGAATACAACGTTTTGCTTCAAAGCACGGTAAGAAGGGGAAGGAGTTAATGAGAAAATATTCTCATAGAGAGAGGAACCGTGTGCTGGATTATATTCACAAGTTTGTTAATAAGTTGCTGGAAATGTATCCCATTACGATGTTTGCTGTTGAGAAGTTGAATAAACAAAGTATGTTTGAGGATGCAAGCGATAAGCTGTCCAAGAAGATTTCCAAGACTGTCTGGAGGACAATTCACCGTGTGTTAAAATACAAGGCCCCACTTTACGGTTCATTCGTTAAGGAGGTTAACCCGCACCTCACATCTAAGTCCTGCCCCAGATGTGGATGGGTTTCCCGAAAGGTTGGCAGGACTTTTAGGTGTGAGAAGTGCGGGTTAACCTTGGACAGACAGCTAAATGCGTCTCTTAATATCTACCTCAAGATGTGCGGGTTTCCCCACATCCGTGAAACACCGCGGGTGTGGGTTGGGGTTACCCCGCTAAAGGGGCGGAGGAGGATGAGTGGGGCATTGCCCCGTGACTCTGGTGAAGTCCAACGGCTGAGGATTGATATTAAATATCATGAAATCCTATGA
- a CDS encoding IS607 family transposase, with amino-acid sequence MLRPKEVCQRLGISYATLREYVKKGYIKPVVLQSGKWRFREEDVEKLMGIVRKRKVILYARVSSNTQKDELVNQLKYLEENVKEYDQVITDIGSGLNMKRKGFLKLLRMILNNEVSKVVIAYPDRLVRFGFEIIEEICKAHNCELVVLNNEDKTPEQELIEDLISILVSFSGKLYGIEKVKKCVEELKN; translated from the coding sequence ATGCTAAGACCTAAGGAAGTCTGCCAACGCTTAGGGATATCCTATGCAACACTCAGAGAATATGTTAAGAAGGGTTACATCAAACCAGTAGTACTACAGAGCGGAAAGTGGAGGTTTAGGGAAGAGGATGTTGAGAAGTTGATGGGGATTGTTAGGAAGAGGAAAGTGATATTATACGCTAGGGTATCATCAAACACACAAAAAGACGAACTAGTAAACCAATTAAAATACCTTGAGGAGAACGTTAAAGAATACGACCAAGTAATAACTGACATTGGATCAGGATTAAACATGAAGAGGAAGGGATTCCTCAAGTTATTGAGAATGATACTGAACAACGAGGTCTCGAAAGTAGTTATTGCATACCCAGACAGACTAGTAAGATTCGGTTTCGAGATAATAGAGGAGATATGCAAAGCACACAATTGTGAACTCGTGGTGTTAAACAATGAGGACAAAACACCAGAACAAGAGCTAATAGAGGACTTAATCTCAATCCTGGTCTCATTTAGCGGGAAGCTATACGGAATAGAGAAGGTGAAGAAGTGTGTTGAGGAACTTAAGAATTAA
- a CDS encoding ABC transporter substrate-binding protein, with amino-acid sequence MQKSISKSFLILSILLFNILSISISLIALGQTTTTITIAPPNASQLIDVSQTIPPDALDPATGFAVEDGPFFTAVFQELVEFNGSNYLQVVPVIAQNWSTSNYENWTFYIRQGVYFPDGVQVNASTVWFSFYRTILMGQGAGISNYDNLLFNGTVFSTTGYALPWGVNNAIQNVTGLPTSHNISLAAHILASILSHFNAANATIQKIMEYPYQAVVVKGPYEVEINTLYPYRDFLFDIADWWGAIVNPVAVDEHGGVQPNTPNAYIDEYGMNGTGPYVIKSVGASLSEIVLVKNPHYWAENLSNIPAVAEPAHIPVIEIEYGLTHTDRVEDFAHNLAQISYVSLPFLQQMYSSYQYNKYVGFNQIFENAGYEAAVYFISLNTETFPTNITAFRLALVYGINYTELLQLFKLPNGQIGATEYLGPISPVFPLYNEVMQLDNLHPYTYNFSLALHYLNEAGYEGHFYVVLPNGTVLGDPNGTQLQTLDIYAITPVTALEQEQLNIIQQNLGQLGISVAFKYVLPSVVDGWLSPTNTPSMADLAWYPDWPDPIFQELIAQTDVEFGGISGNFAWVNNSILQQLYSNLPFITNTTLQTLEVAKAYKILYNEAPYIWLPNYIVYFFIQPYVKGFVWNQFDGYFYNMMYYQPYNITITSSSSTTSVIPLTTLENSSTTSKVVTSNSISPIMITVIVIVIIVIIIAVISLIIRRR; translated from the coding sequence ATGCAGAAAAGTATAAGTAAATCGTTTCTAATATTGTCTATCCTACTTTTTAATATACTATCAATATCAATATCTCTCATAGCATTAGGTCAGACTACTACAACAATTACCATAGCTCCTCCTAACGCTTCTCAGCTAATAGATGTTTCCCAAACAATACCTCCTGATGCGTTAGACCCTGCCACTGGATTTGCAGTTGAAGATGGCCCATTTTTTACAGCAGTATTCCAGGAATTAGTAGAATTTAATGGTTCTAATTATCTTCAAGTAGTCCCAGTAATAGCACAAAACTGGAGTACATCAAACTACGAGAATTGGACATTCTATATAAGACAAGGAGTATACTTCCCAGACGGAGTACAAGTAAACGCATCAACAGTATGGTTCTCATTCTACAGAACAATACTAATGGGACAGGGGGCTGGAATATCCAATTACGATAATCTCCTATTTAATGGTACAGTATTTTCCACTACCGGTTACGCATTACCTTGGGGAGTTAACAATGCGATACAGAATGTTACTGGATTACCTACCTCTCATAATATTTCCTTAGCTGCTCATATATTAGCCTCAATATTATCACATTTTAATGCTGCTAATGCTACAATTCAGAAAATTATGGAATATCCGTATCAAGCTGTAGTAGTTAAAGGGCCATATGAAGTTGAAATAAACACGTTATATCCATATAGGGACTTTCTTTTTGACATAGCTGACTGGTGGGGTGCAATAGTAAATCCAGTAGCTGTTGATGAACATGGAGGAGTTCAGCCCAATACTCCTAACGCATATATAGATGAGTACGGGATGAACGGAACTGGCCCATATGTTATTAAAAGCGTAGGAGCTAGTTTATCTGAGATTGTCTTGGTTAAGAATCCTCATTATTGGGCTGAGAATTTGTCAAACATTCCCGCAGTAGCTGAGCCCGCACACATACCGGTAATAGAAATAGAATACGGATTAACACACACTGATAGGGTAGAAGATTTCGCGCATAATTTAGCTCAAATCTCTTATGTGAGCCTACCATTCCTACAACAGATGTATTCCTCATATCAATATAACAAATACGTAGGATTTAACCAAATATTCGAAAACGCTGGTTATGAGGCTGCAGTTTATTTCATTTCACTCAATACTGAGACCTTCCCTACTAATATTACAGCTTTCAGACTTGCCTTGGTCTATGGTATTAACTACACTGAATTACTACAACTATTTAAATTGCCTAACGGACAAATAGGAGCTACTGAATATTTAGGGCCTATTTCACCTGTATTCCCATTATATAATGAGGTAATGCAGTTAGATAACCTTCACCCATATACGTATAATTTCTCGCTTGCATTACATTACTTAAATGAGGCAGGATATGAGGGACATTTCTATGTAGTCTTACCTAATGGTACTGTTCTAGGAGATCCTAATGGAACACAGCTACAAACGTTAGATATTTACGCTATTACTCCAGTAACTGCGTTAGAGCAAGAACAATTGAATATAATTCAGCAGAATTTAGGTCAATTAGGAATATCTGTAGCGTTTAAATACGTTCTACCTTCAGTAGTTGATGGTTGGTTATCACCAACTAATACGCCATCTATGGCAGACCTCGCATGGTATCCAGATTGGCCAGACCCAATATTTCAAGAACTAATTGCCCAAACTGACGTAGAATTTGGAGGAATCAGTGGAAATTTTGCCTGGGTTAACAATTCGATTCTACAACAGTTATACTCTAACTTACCCTTTATTACTAATACAACATTACAAACATTAGAAGTAGCTAAGGCATATAAAATATTATATAACGAAGCTCCATATATCTGGCTACCGAACTATATAGTTTACTTTTTCATACAGCCTTATGTTAAGGGGTTTGTATGGAATCAATTCGACGGATATTTCTATAATATGATGTACTATCAACCTTACAATATAACGATAACTAGCAGTTCTTCTACTACTTCAGTTATACCTCTAACAACTTTAGAAAACTCTTCTACCACTTCTAAGGTAGTAACTAGCAATTCAATATCACCTATTATGATAACTGTAATAGTGATAGTTATAATAGTGATAATAATAGCCGTAATAAGCTTAATTATAAGAAGAAGATAA
- a CDS encoding MFS transporter: protein MSSYSREDIERGIAKIYETVLSTKNITAKYIVILALASLWLDAYDFAAISFATASLKNTFPNVPSILLSFAIGSIQLGAVIGAVAGGWLNDRIGRRNMFILNMILFTVMAVLAGLSTNIYELTAFRGLLGFALGADTATGFAYIFEYLEKGQRLFWSNLWQLQWYIMYLVTIAFILTPFYFATHTLSSPLLWRVIMIIGGPLALIILLLRSKIPESVLWLAYQGKLSSAKRILKQTYGIDLPDVPDVDVKIREVGRGFKSAFSIFKMNKWRELVYSFNGNFEQSFIFYTFGFYIPYILLALKLAGPLATIEASAILYSGGVIGGYLTAWLTPRIGTKSQYVIGAVGEGISVGLIALTYILKLPLSFFVLFSFLFYFFHVIGPASQGMTSINAFFGTRERGTAAGWGYFWVKLAAVLGLLIGLSGVKYNPVSLTLGLAAYGIATGIVGLIIGYDTRTYKLEDVEELKEKATA from the coding sequence ATGTCCAGTTACAGTAGGGAAGATATAGAAAGGGGAATAGCTAAAATATATGAGACTGTATTAAGTACTAAAAACATTACGGCCAAGTATATAGTTATACTTGCCTTAGCCAGTTTATGGTTAGACGCATATGATTTTGCAGCAATCTCCTTCGCAACAGCTTCCCTAAAGAATACTTTTCCAAACGTTCCTAGTATTCTCCTATCATTTGCAATAGGCTCAATCCAATTAGGAGCTGTAATAGGAGCTGTAGCAGGTGGATGGTTAAATGATAGAATAGGTAGGAGGAATATGTTCATTCTAAATATGATATTATTCACAGTAATGGCTGTATTAGCAGGCTTATCCACTAATATTTATGAACTAACTGCATTTAGGGGATTGCTAGGTTTCGCCTTAGGTGCAGATACAGCAACGGGTTTCGCTTATATATTTGAATATCTCGAAAAAGGTCAGAGATTGTTCTGGTCTAATTTATGGCAATTACAATGGTATATCATGTATTTAGTTACAATAGCTTTCATTTTAACTCCATTTTACTTCGCCACACATACACTATCTTCTCCTCTTTTATGGAGAGTCATAATGATCATAGGAGGTCCACTAGCCTTAATAATACTTTTACTAAGAAGTAAAATCCCAGAATCAGTTCTATGGTTAGCATATCAAGGAAAGTTAAGTTCGGCGAAAAGAATATTAAAACAAACTTATGGCATAGATTTGCCAGACGTACCAGATGTGGATGTTAAAATTAGGGAAGTAGGCAGGGGATTTAAGAGTGCTTTTAGCATATTTAAGATGAATAAATGGAGGGAATTAGTGTATTCCTTTAACGGGAACTTTGAACAGTCATTTATATTTTACACTTTCGGATTTTATATACCTTACATTCTACTAGCATTAAAATTAGCTGGACCTTTAGCTACAATAGAGGCTTCTGCTATATTATATTCTGGAGGAGTAATAGGAGGATATTTAACTGCATGGTTAACTCCTAGAATTGGGACTAAATCCCAATATGTTATAGGTGCGGTAGGTGAAGGCATTTCAGTGGGCTTAATAGCACTAACATATATATTAAAGTTGCCTCTATCCTTCTTCGTCCTATTCTCATTCCTCTTCTACTTCTTCCACGTTATAGGTCCTGCAAGTCAAGGAATGACGTCAATAAATGCCTTCTTCGGCACTAGAGAAAGGGGTACTGCTGCCGGTTGGGGATATTTTTGGGTTAAGTTAGCTGCAGTTTTAGGTTTACTGATAGGCCTAAGCGGTGTGAAATATAATCCAGTTTCTTTAACACTCGGATTAGCTGCTTACGGTATTGCTACTGGAATAGTAGGATTAATAATAGGTTATGATACCAGAACATATAAACTGGAGGACGTAGAAGAGTTGAAAGAAAAAGCAACTGCTTAA
- the araD gene encoding arabinonate dehydratase has translation MIKDVRSYKLCYEGINDERDALAVKALAEHPMEIVVTEIETEDGYIGYGESLAYGCSDAVKVTIDKILKPLILKEDEELIEYLWDKMYKATLRFGRRGIAIAGISGVDTALWDIMGKKTRKPIYKLLGGFKRKVRAYITGGYYSEKKDLERLRDEIAYYVKMGFKGVKVKIGGKTMREDLERLKVVKEVVGDDVNVAVDANNVYTFEEALKMGKELEKMGIWFFEEPIQTDYLDLSAKLAKALEVPIAGYETAYTRWEFYEIMRKEAVDIVQTDVMWTGGISEMMKIGNMAKVMGYPLIPHYSAGGISLIANLHVASALGTEWIEMHLRRNDLRDKIFKESIEIEDGHLVVPERPGLGYTLRDEVFEEYKCKS, from the coding sequence ATGATAAAAGATGTAAGAAGTTATAAACTGTGTTACGAGGGAATAAATGATGAAAGAGATGCATTAGCTGTGAAGGCATTGGCTGAACATCCTATGGAAATAGTTGTAACAGAAATAGAGACAGAGGATGGTTATATAGGTTATGGAGAATCCTTAGCTTACGGCTGTTCTGATGCTGTAAAAGTAACAATTGATAAGATTCTTAAACCACTGATCCTTAAAGAGGATGAGGAACTCATAGAATATCTCTGGGATAAGATGTATAAGGCTACGTTAAGATTCGGAAGAAGAGGAATAGCGATAGCTGGAATAAGCGGTGTAGATACAGCTCTTTGGGATATAATGGGAAAGAAGACTAGGAAGCCAATATATAAGTTGTTGGGGGGGTTTAAGAGGAAAGTTAGGGCTTACATAACTGGAGGTTATTACTCTGAAAAAAAGGATTTGGAAAGGCTTAGGGATGAGATAGCTTATTACGTTAAAATGGGATTCAAAGGGGTTAAGGTAAAAATAGGCGGTAAAACTATGAGAGAGGATTTGGAAAGGCTTAAGGTAGTTAAAGAGGTAGTGGGAGATGACGTTAATGTTGCAGTAGATGCTAATAACGTTTATACTTTTGAAGAAGCGCTGAAAATGGGTAAAGAGTTAGAGAAAATGGGGATATGGTTTTTTGAAGAGCCTATACAGACGGACTATTTAGACTTAAGCGCTAAACTGGCTAAGGCTTTAGAAGTTCCAATTGCGGGATATGAGACTGCTTATACGAGATGGGAATTTTATGAAATTATGAGAAAGGAGGCTGTGGATATAGTTCAGACTGACGTAATGTGGACTGGCGGTATTTCTGAGATGATGAAGATAGGTAACATGGCTAAGGTTATGGGATATCCTTTAATCCCCCATTATTCAGCTGGTGGGATATCTCTAATAGCTAACCTTCACGTAGCCAGTGCGTTAGGGACTGAATGGATAGAAATGCACTTAAGGAGAAATGATCTGAGGGATAAAATATTTAAGGAGAGTATTGAAATTGAAGACGGACATTTAGTAGTGCCAGAAAGGCCTGGATTGGGTTATACTTTAAGAGATGAGGTATTTGAGGAATATAAATGTAAGAGTTAA
- a CDS encoding helix-turn-helix domain-containing protein produces MIKSYTIYLSHDDWSLLTDKYSEQELRVIMTTRIPSLEKLEENIAADVYAADPLLLNELISKIKSNSRIIKIKVLETMRTKSEIRALLLITAKMRGGISELFMNKGAYYISEYIARGLEKWSLVIDDKTFKESILPDLKEKTYSLKINERENIFTVKNLLTSKEMEILYKAYKLGYFDWPKRIDLKELSEELGISKSATLQTLRRATNKLIKSFIDNFTA; encoded by the coding sequence GTCATTATTAACTGATAAGTATTCAGAGCAAGAATTAAGAGTAATAATGACTACTAGAATTCCCTCATTAGAGAAACTGGAGGAAAACATAGCAGCTGACGTATATGCGGCTGATCCTCTCCTCCTTAACGAGTTAATAAGTAAGATTAAATCTAATAGTAGAATTATTAAAATAAAAGTTCTTGAGACTATGAGAACAAAAAGTGAGATTAGAGCCCTATTATTAATAACTGCTAAAATGAGAGGTGGTATTAGTGAACTTTTCATGAATAAAGGAGCTTACTATATTTCGGAATACATAGCTAGGGGGTTAGAGAAGTGGTCATTAGTTATAGATGATAAAACGTTTAAAGAATCAATTTTACCAGATTTAAAAGAGAAAACTTATAGTCTAAAAATAAACGAGAGAGAAAACATTTTTACCGTTAAGAATTTACTAACGAGCAAGGAAATGGAAATACTATATAAAGCTTATAAGCTGGGATACTTTGATTGGCCTAAAAGAATAGACTTAAAGGAATTATCTGAAGAGTTAGGGATAAGTAAATCGGCAACTCTTCAAACCTTAAGGAGAGCCACAAATAAGCTTATAAAAAGTTTTATAGATAACTTTACTGCTTAA